Within the Gordonia westfalica genome, the region GGCATCGCCTCACGCACCTTGTCGAGGATGCCGAGGAATCTGGACTGGCGATAGCTGCGTCGCATCGCCCGCAGGACGCGGTCGGAACCGGACTGCAGCGGCATGTGCAGCTGCGGGCACACGTTGGGGGTCTGCGCCATCGCCTCGATGACGTCGTCGGTGAACTCCGCGGGGTGCGGCGAGGTGAAGCGGACCCGCTCGAGACCCTCGATCGTCCCGCAGGCCCGCAACAGCTCGGCGAATGCGCCGCGGTTGCGGGGCTGGTCGGGATCGGCGAAGGACATGCCGTAGGCGTTGACGTTCTGCCCGAGAAGGGTGACCTCGACGACGCCCTGGTCGACGAGGGCCTGCACCTCGGCGAGCACGTCACCGGGACGACGATCGACCTCCTTGCCGCGCAGCGACGGCACGATGCAGAAGGTGCACGTGTTGTTGCAGCCGACCGACACCGACACCCAGCCGGAGTAGGCCGAGTCGCGCTTGGCGGGCAGCGTCGACGGGAAGCGTTCGAGGGAGTCGAGGATCTCGACCTGTGCCGCCTCGTTGTGGCGGGCGCGATCGAGCAGCGCCGGCAACGACCCGATGTTGTGGGTGCCGAACACGACGTCGACCCAGGGCGCCTTGGAGACGACGGTGTCCTTGTCCTTCTGGGCGAGGCATCCGCCGACGGCGATCTGCATGCCCGGACGGTCGGCCTTCACCGGCGCGAGATGCGACAGGTTGCCGTACAGCTTGTTGTCGGCGTTCTCGCGGATGGCACAGGTGTTGAAGACCACCAGATCGGCGTCGTCGTCCCCGGCGGCCCGCACGTAGCCCGCGTCCTCGAGCAGTCCGGCGATGCGTTCGGAGTCGTGGACATTCATCTGGCAGCCGTAGGTACGAACCTGGTAGCTGCGGGGCGCCTGGGCTGATGCAGCCTCGTCAGGCCGATCCGACAACTCGATACTCACTCCTACCAGGGTACGGGGCCGACGCAAATCGCTTCCTCCACGTGACCTGGACGACTCACCGGAGGGTAGGGGGCAGCCCACCGGATGGCACGAACTTGGTTAGGGTTCTTCAATGACCGTTTCGCCGAGCAAGTCCGCGGGCCCAGCGTCCCAGCCGATGATCGAAATGCGGGGAGTGCAGAAACACTTCGGGTCGCTCCACGTACTCAAGGACATCGACCTCGAGGTCCCCGCCGGACAGGTGGTGGTGGTCCTCGGGCCGTCGGGGTCGGGAAAGTCCACACTGTGCCGCACGATCAACCGGCTCGAACCGATCGACTCCGGTGAGATCCGGGTCCAGGGCCAGGTGCTGCCCTCCGAGGGCAAGGACCTCGCCGGACTGCGCGCCGACGTCGGGATGGTCTTCCAGTCCTTCAACCTGTT harbors:
- the miaB gene encoding tRNA (N6-isopentenyl adenosine(37)-C2)-methylthiotransferase MiaB, which produces MSDRPDEAASAQAPRSYQVRTYGCQMNVHDSERIAGLLEDAGYVRAAGDDDADLVVFNTCAIRENADNKLYGNLSHLAPVKADRPGMQIAVGGCLAQKDKDTVVSKAPWVDVVFGTHNIGSLPALLDRARHNEAAQVEILDSLERFPSTLPAKRDSAYSGWVSVSVGCNNTCTFCIVPSLRGKEVDRRPGDVLAEVQALVDQGVVEVTLLGQNVNAYGMSFADPDQPRNRGAFAELLRACGTIEGLERVRFTSPHPAEFTDDVIEAMAQTPNVCPQLHMPLQSGSDRVLRAMRRSYRQSRFLGILDKVREAMPHAAITTDIIVGFPGETEEDFQETLDVVERARFSSAFTFQYSPRPGTPAATMPDQVPADVVGERYQRLIALQERICLSENESLTGTEVELLVVADEGRKSAETRRMTGRARDGRLVHFAPGDSAGIRPGDVINTVVTAAAPHHLIADAGVLSHRRTRAGDAYEQSRTPTTAPVGVGLGLPTVGVPAPVPASADAGCGSCG